GAAAGCCGATCAGGGTGGAGGACAAGCGTTCCAAATCTCGCCCGAGGCGACGGAAGCGCGATAACCATGCCAGGGAGCGCTCGACGACCCAGCGTTTGGGCAGGAGGACGAAGCCGCGTGAAGC
This window of the Deinococcus planocerae genome carries:
- a CDS encoding transposase, whose product is ASRGFVLLPKRWVVERSLAWLSRFRRLGRDLERLSSTLIGFHFVAACVLMLAKIRPLLG